The Microbacterium esteraromaticum genome contains the following window.
CGTCGCCGTCGCGACCGCGACGCCGACGCCGAGGACGCCCTGCTCGACTCCGTCCGAGGCTGAGCGCGCCCTCCCGCAGGTAGCGTGGATGGATGTCCCATTCCGACCCCGCGCGGCGGCTCGCAGACGCACTCACCGGCACCGGCCTGGGGTTGCGGCGCGGCGTTGTCGCTGTCGCTCCGGCTTCGGATGCCTGGGCACGGGCGTCCCGGGGTGTGCACGAAGCGCTGGCATCCACAGCGCCGAGTGAGGTCCTGGCCATCGAGCACATCGGCTCCACGTCGGTTCCGGGGCTGGAGGCCAAACCCATCCTGGACATCGCAATCGGTGTGCGACCCGGCACGCCGCCCGACGCACTCGACGGGTGGCTGTCGGGACCGGGGATGCTGCTGCGCGGCGATGCCACAGAGGTGCGTCCCGACCGCATGTACGGCTACGAACTGGAGCCGATGATCCGGCTCGTCAACGTGCACGTCCTCGAGTATCAGTCGCGCGGCTGGCAGGACTACCTCGGCTTCCGCGACCACCTGCGTGCCGACCCGGTTGATCGCGAGGCGTATGGCGCACTCAAACGGCGGCTCGCAGACCGGCATCCCGGAGACCGTCTGGCGTACATCCGCGACAAGGAGTCATTCATCCTCCCCCGCCGCTGACGCCGATCCGCGCAGATCTGCACAGCATCGGATGCTGTCGCCCGGATCGCTCCGAGAATGTGCAGATCTCCGAAGATGTGTTACGCGCCGCGAGCGGATCCCGTCGCCTCACACGGCGGATGCCCGGTGCAACCCCTGCGCCACGGCGCGCATGATCAGATCCTGGACGACATGCCACTGCTCCATGACCTGCCGGTAGCCGACACGGATGACGTGGTAGCCCATCAGACGCAGCTCTGCGTCGTGCCGGATGTCCTCATTGCGCTGCGCGCCCGTGTGCGTGGCCCCGTCGACCTGCAGCACCAGGCGATCGCCGATCAGCAGGTCGACTCGGTGCCCGGCGACCCAGATCTGGAACGTCAGCATCAGCCCCAGCCACGCCTGCCGCGCCCGCAGGTAGGTCTCGAGCCCGGAGTCCGCGAATGGGATCGCCGCCGCGAGCACCTCTCGCGCGACCTTCTTGAGGGGCAACCGTTCCAGCACGTCGCGCTGCACAAGGTTCTTGTTGAGCGCGGACTCCCATGTCGCCAGCGCGCGTTCGAACGGCTGACAGTCGGCCACGAGCGCCCGCACGTTCTCGATGGAGTCCTCCAACGCATCGGGATGACGCGGAACCAGCGGCTTCGCCCAGTGCACGCGCACATCGTCGGGCTTTCCCCCCGGCGCCACCCGGCGAAGCACCCCAGTGCACTCCCGGTTCTTCCTCGTGCACCCACATGCCCAGCCGACGCGCCTGGCTGATGCAGCTCACCACGGCACCGTGCCGCGCAGCATCCACCAGCATCCGATCGGCGTCCGGTAGGGCAACCCAGCCGCGACGGACGCGATGGATCGTGCCGGCGTCGACGGCGAGACCGACGTCGTGTCGGCTGACGGCCTGCGCTTTCAGGCTCTGCACGCGGGCGACGCCACCGTGCGCTCGGACGGCGAGGTGCGCGCGCTGCGCGCGTTCGAACGGTTTCATGCCCCGAGCATGGCGCGCGGCGCGCCTCTGCCGGCCACGATTCCCGTGTTCTGTGGAGAACTGCGTCAGCATCCGAGGATGGGGACAACGTCGTTCACGCGCAGATCTGCACAGCATCGGATGCTATCGCCCCGGATCGCTCCGAGAATGTACAGATCTCCGAAGATGTGCGGCGGCAGGCGGCGATGGGCAGCAGCAAGCAGCACCACCACCCGGGCAGCGCGCAGTCTCACGCGAGCTCGATGAGCTCCTGGTACTCGCGGCTCCAGATGTCTTCGACACCGTCGGGCAGGATCAGCACGCGCTCGGGGTTGAGCGACTCCACGGCCCCGGGGTCGTGCGAGACGAGCACGACGGCGCCCTCGTAGTGGGCCAGCGCGCCGAGGATCTCCTCACGCGATGCGGGGTCGAGGTTGTTCGTGGGCTCGTCGAGCAGCAGCATGTTCGCCGACGAGACCACCAGGGTCGCCAGCGACAGTCGCGTCTTCTCGCCACCCGAGAGAACCCCGGCGGGCTTGAGCACGTCGTCGCCGGTGAACAGGAACGATCCGAGCACCTTGCGGGCTTCGGTCTCGGTGATGTCGGGGGCCGCCGACATCATGTTCGCCAGCACCGAGCGGTCGACGTCGAGGTTCTCATGCTCCTGGGCGTAGTAGCCGATCTTCAACCCGTGCCCCGGCTCGAGCGTGCCGGTGTCGGGCTGGTCGACTCCGGCCAGCATGCGCAGCAGGGTCGTCTTTCCGGCACCGTTGAGTCCCAGCACCACAACCTTTGAGCCGCGGTCAATCGCGAGATCGACGTCGGTGAAGATCTCGAGCGATCCGTACGACTTCGACAAGCCGGACGCCATCAACGGCGTCTTGCCACACGGTGCGGGCTTCGGGAACCGCAGCTTGGCGACACGGTCGACCTGACGCACCTCGTCCAGGCCCGACAGGAGCTTCTCGGCACGCGCGACCATCTGGTGCGCGGCCGCAGCCTTCGACGCCTTCGCGCCGAAGCGTGCTGCCTGCTGCTGCAGTTGCGTGGCCTTCTTCTCGGCGTTGGCGCGTTCCTTCTTACGGCGCTCCTCATCGGCCACCCGCTGGCGCAGGTAGTTCTTCCAGTTCATGTTGTACATGTCGATGACCTGGCGGTTCGCATCGAGGTAGAACACCCGGTTGACGGTCTCGCCGACGAGTTCGACATCGTGGCTGATGACGATCAGGCCGCCCTTGTAGCTCTTCAAGAACTCCCGCAGCCACACGACACTGTCGGCGTCGAGGTGGTTGGTGGGTTCGTCGAGGATCATCGTGTCAGCATCCGAGAACAGAATGCGCGCGAGCTCGATGCGACGACGCTGACCGCCCGAGAGCGTGTTCAGCGGCTGGTCGAGGATGCGGTCGGGCAGCGAGAGGTTGTGCGCGATGGACGCGGCCTCGGCCTCGGCCGCATAGCCACCGAGCGACTCGAAGCGCTCGGTGAGGTTGGCGAACTTGCGCATGGCGCGCTCGGCGATCTTGGGGTCGTCGGAGGCCATGTCGTTCGATGCCTGGGCGATGCCCAGCTGGATGGTTCCCAGACCGCGGGCATCGAGGATGCGCGTACGTGCGAGCATCTCGGGGTCGCCGGTGCGCGGGTCCTGGGGCAGGTAGCCGAGCTCGCCCGAGCGGGTGACCTTGCC
Protein-coding sequences here:
- a CDS encoding GrpB family protein, with protein sequence MSHSDPARRLADALTGTGLGLRRGVVAVAPASDAWARASRGVHEALASTAPSEVLAIEHIGSTSVPGLEAKPILDIAIGVRPGTPPDALDGWLSGPGMLLRGDATEVRPDRMYGYELEPMIRLVNVHVLEYQSRGWQDYLGFRDHLRADPVDREAYGALKRRLADRHPGDRLAYIRDKESFILPRR
- a CDS encoding endonuclease domain-containing protein; its protein translation is MHWAKPLVPRHPDALEDSIENVRALVADCQPFERALATWESALNKNLVQRDVLERLPLKKVAREVLAAAIPFADSGLETYLRARQAWLGLMLTFQIWVAGHRVDLLIGDRLVLQVDGATHTGAQRNEDIRHDAELRLMGYHVIRVGYRQVMEQWHVVQDLIMRAVAQGLHRASAV
- the abc-f gene encoding ribosomal protection-like ABC-F family protein → MLAVHELEIRVGARVLMSDVSFRVAAGDKIGLVGRNGAGKTTLTKVLAGDVLASEGKVTRSGELGYLPQDPRTGDPEMLARTRILDARGLGTIQLGIAQASNDMASDDPKIAERAMRKFANLTERFESLGGYAAEAEAASIAHNLSLPDRILDQPLNTLSGGQRRRIELARILFSDADTMILDEPTNHLDADSVVWLREFLKSYKGGLIVISHDVELVGETVNRVFYLDANRQVIDMYNMNWKNYLRQRVADEERRKKERANAEKKATQLQQQAARFGAKASKAAAAHQMVARAEKLLSGLDEVRQVDRVAKLRFPKPAPCGKTPLMASGLSKSYGSLEIFTDVDLAIDRGSKVVVLGLNGAGKTTLLRMLAGVDQPDTGTLEPGHGLKIGYYAQEHENLDVDRSVLANMMSAAPDITETEARKVLGSFLFTGDDVLKPAGVLSGGEKTRLSLATLVVSSANMLLLDEPTNNLDPASREEILGALAHYEGAVVLVSHDPGAVESLNPERVLILPDGVEDIWSREYQELIELA